Proteins found in one Vulpes vulpes isolate BD-2025 chromosome 13, VulVul3, whole genome shotgun sequence genomic segment:
- the RAD21 gene encoding double-strand-break repair protein rad21 homolog — MFYAHFVLSKRGPLAKIWLAAHWDKKLTKAHVFECNLESSVESIISPKVKMALRTSGHLLLGVVRIYHRKAKYLLADCNEAFIKIKMAFRPGVVDLPEENREAAYNAITLPEEFHDFDQPLPDLDDIDVAQQFSLNQSRVEEITMREEVGNISILQENDFGDFGMDDREIMREGSAFEDDDMLVSTSASNLLLEPEQSTSNLNEKINHLEYEDQYKDDNFGEGNDGGILDDKLISNNDGGIFDDPPALSEAGVMLPEQPAHDDMDEDDNVSMGGPDSPDSVDPVEPMPTMTDQTTLVPNEEEAFALEPIDITVKETKAKRKRKLIVDSVKELDSKTIRAQLSDYSDIVTTLDLAPPTKKLMMWKETGGVEKLFSLPAQPLWNNRLLKLFTRCLTPLVPEDLRKRRKGGEADNLDEFLKEFENPEVPREDQQQQHQQRDVIDEPILEEPSRLQESVMETSRTNLDESAMPPPPPQGVKRKAGQIDPEPVIPPQQVEQVEIPPVELPPEEPPNICQLIPELELLPEKEKEKEKEKEDDEEEEDEDASGGDQDQEERRWNKRTQQMLHGLQRALAKTGAESISLLELCRNTNRKQAAAKFYSFLVLKKQQAIELTQEEPYSDIIATPGPRFHII, encoded by the exons ATGTTCTACGCACATTTTGTCCTCAGTAAGAGAGGGCCTCTGGCCAAAATTTGGCTAGCGGCCCACTGGGATAAGAAGCTAACCAAAGCCCATGTGTTTGAGTGTAATTTAGAGAGCAGTGTGGAGAGTATCATCTCACCAAAG GTGAAGATGGCACTACGAACATCAGGACATCTCTTACTGGGAGTAGTTCGAATCTATCACAGAAAAGCCAAATACCTCCTTGCAGACTGTAATGAAGCATTCATTAAGATAAAGATGGCTTTTCGGCCAG GTGTTGTTGACCTACCTGAGGAAAATCGAGAAGCTGCTTACAATGCTATCACCTTACCTGAAGAATTTCATGACTTTGATCAGCCACTTCCTGACTTAGA tGACATTGATGTGGCCCAGCAGTTCAGCCTGAACCAGAGTAGAGTGGAAGAAATAACCATGAGAGAAGAAGTTGGAAACATCAGTATTCTACAAGAAAATGATTTTG GTGACTTTGGAATGGATGATCGTGAGATAATGAGAGAAGGAAGTGCTTTTGAGGATGATGACATGTTAGTGAGCACAAGTGCTTCTAACCTACTGTTAGAGCCTGAACAGAGCACCAGCAATCTGAATGAGAAAATTAACCATTTAGAATATGAAGACCAATATAAGGATGACAACTTCGGAGAAGGAAATGATGGCGGTATATTAG atGACAAACTTATAAGTAACAATGATGGTGGTATCTTTGATGATCCCCCTGCCCTGTCTGAGGCAGGTGTGATGTTGCCAGAACAGCCTGCACATGATGATATGGATGAGGATGATAATGTTTCAA tgGGTGGGCCTGATAGTCCTGATTCAGTGGATCCTGTTGAACCAATGCCAACTATGACTGATCAGACAACACTTGTTCCAAATGAGGAAGAAGCCTTTGCATTGGAACCTATTGATATCACTG TCAAAGAAACCAAagccaagaggaagaggaagctgaTTGTTGACAGTGTCAAAGAGTTGGATAGTAAGACAATTAGAGCCCAACTTAGTGATTATTCTGATATTGTTACAACTTTGGATTTGGCACCACCCACCAAGAAATTGATGATGTGGAAAGAGACAGGGGGAGTGGAAAAACTCTTCTCCTTACCTGCTCAGCCTTTATGGAATAACAGACTACTGAAG cTCTTTACACGCTGTCTTACACCACTAGTACCAGAAGATCTTAGAAAAAGGcggaaaggaggagaagctgaTAATTTGGATGAATTCCTCAAAGAATTTGAAAATCCAGAGGTTCCCAGAGAGGAtcagcagcagcaacaccagcagcGTGATGTTATCG ATGAGCCCATTTTGGAAGAGCCAAGCCGCCTCCAGGAATCAGTGATGGAGACCAGCAGAACAAACTTGGATGAATCAGCCATGCCTCCACCACCTCCTCAAGGAGTCAAGCGAAAAGCAGGACAGATTGACCCAGAGCCTGTGATCCCT CCCCAGCAGGTAGAGCAGGTGGAAATACCCCCTGTAGAGCTGCCCCCTGAGGAGCCTCCAAATATCTGTCAGTTAATTCCAGAGTTAGAACTTCtaccagagaaagagaaggagaaagaaaaggagaaagaagatgatgaagaggaggag GATGAAGATGCTTCCGGAGGTGATCAGgatcaagaagaaagaagatggaaCAAAAGGACTCAGCAGATGCTTCATGGGCTTCAG cGAGCTCTTGCTAAAACTGGGGCTGAATCCATCAGTTTGCTTGAGTTATGTCGAAACACAAACAGAAAGCAAGCTGCAGCAAAGTTCTACAGCTTCTTGGTTCTTAAAAAGCAACAAGCTATTGAGCTGACGCAGGAAGAACCATACAGCGACATCATTGCAACACCTGGACCAAGGTTCCACATTATTTGA